One window of the Natranaerobius trueperi genome contains the following:
- a CDS encoding TldD/PmbA family protein, whose amino-acid sequence MKLDYLKTFKNCLDEHAELRLQQNSTVSLALVNGSLVRNEKNTSSGISSRVYKNGFFGFASSPKTDEKTVKDIINKSKENAIMLANLEKRNKSQLSGENFEVIKDFSTKKPRVSRKAKLDFLKKLHEYTAKTYKDLKSDTFVINNLDMEKNLLTSFGASGFTMIPRTLLVISLSIEKDGNTYNSYDVFGGLGQYEDYFDNPEEFYEKIDKVYTKVKEKSEGVYPEAGYKDVIMDSKLAGILAHEAIGHTTEADMVKSGSVAKDYFGEKVASDLINLVDFAYEYNNQVCPMPVYIDDEGTRPEDAVIIENGILKRYMNNKDLSRDLNDKPTGNARAYDFSDEPLVRMRNTAILPGDDKLEDMIASIEDGYYLTKPSNGQADSTSEFMFGVPNGYEIKNGKLGRAIKDTTISGVAFDVLKTVSMVSDEMTWSNAGMCGKKQVIPVGMGGPAIKCKINIGGR is encoded by the coding sequence ATGAAATTAGATTATTTGAAGACATTTAAAAATTGTCTAGATGAACATGCTGAACTTCGGTTACAACAAAACTCTACAGTTTCATTGGCTCTAGTAAATGGTAGTTTAGTTAGAAATGAAAAAAATACGTCTAGTGGTATTTCTTCAAGAGTATATAAAAATGGTTTTTTTGGGTTTGCATCAAGTCCTAAAACAGATGAAAAAACAGTTAAAGATATAATAAACAAATCAAAAGAAAACGCTATTATGTTAGCTAACCTAGAAAAAAGAAATAAAAGTCAACTATCTGGTGAGAACTTTGAAGTAATTAAAGATTTTTCTACTAAAAAACCTAGAGTTTCTAGAAAAGCAAAACTAGACTTTCTAAAGAAATTACATGAATACACTGCTAAAACATACAAGGATCTAAAGTCTGATACGTTTGTTATAAATAATTTGGATATGGAGAAAAACCTATTAACTTCTTTTGGAGCTTCAGGTTTTACTATGATTCCAAGAACATTATTAGTAATCAGCCTTTCTATTGAAAAGGATGGTAATACTTATAATTCTTATGATGTTTTTGGTGGTCTAGGTCAATATGAAGATTATTTTGATAATCCTGAAGAGTTTTATGAAAAGATCGATAAAGTATATACAAAAGTTAAAGAAAAATCAGAAGGGGTTTATCCAGAGGCAGGTTACAAAGATGTGATTATGGACTCTAAATTAGCTGGAATTTTAGCTCATGAAGCTATCGGACATACTACTGAAGCTGACATGGTTAAAAGTGGTTCAGTTGCTAAAGATTATTTTGGTGAGAAAGTAGCAAGTGATTTAATCAACCTTGTAGACTTTGCTTATGAATATAATAATCAAGTTTGTCCTATGCCGGTTTATATTGATGATGAAGGTACAAGACCAGAGGATGCAGTGATTATTGAAAATGGTATCTTAAAAAGGTATATGAATAATAAAGACTTGTCTCGAGATTTAAATGATAAACCTACAGGAAACGCAAGGGCTTATGATTTTTCAGATGAACCGTTAGTGAGAATGAGAAATACAGCAATTTTACCGGGTGATGATAAGTTAGAAGATATGATAGCGTCAATTGAAGATGGCTATTACTTGACTAAGCCTAGTAATGGGCAAGCAGATTCTACTAGTGAATTTATGTTTGGGGTTCCAAATGGTTATGAAATAAAAAATGGGAAATTAGGTAGAGCCATTAAAGATACAACTATTTCAGGTGTTGCTTTTGATGTGCTTAAAACTGTTTCAATGGTATCTGATGAAATGACTTGGTCAAATGCAGGGATGTGTGGAAAAAAACAAGTTATACCTGTAGGAATGGGTGGACCTGCTATAAAATGTAAAATTAATATAGGAGGTAGGTAA
- a CDS encoding spore coat protein, translating to MQTQTQTQQQSLSDKDIVNDILTSTKHVSTIYHQGILEANSPNTRQAFYDLHDHTLECHLNLLETMKNKGWYQPEKASQGQKQNQSNYY from the coding sequence ATGCAAACACAGACTCAAACTCAACAACAATCATTATCTGACAAGGATATTGTTAATGATATTCTAACTAGTACAAAACATGTTTCTACTATATATCATCAAGGTATTTTAGAAGCTAATAGTCCAAACACTCGCCAAGCCTTTTACGACCTACATGATCATACTCTTGAATGTCATTTAAATTTACTAGAAACAATGAAAAACAAAGGTTGGTATCAACCTGAAAAAGCTAGTCAAGGTCAAAAACAAAATCAATCTAACTATTATTAA
- a CDS encoding TldD/PmbA family protein — translation MELLDKCINLLKEKGADKSEVYLTKEIKQEMNIHSGELKLLRTLEEYNLEMTAIIDNKKDTIKLSDIDEKSIEEAVSEVIHNAKNSQPDEANDISDVILEKDFQDKEVDMDINMMHKRLHNFISKVETDYRDLVIEEAILVYNDKYDYYANSNGVKLSSNSDNYSFFIMFFAKKENKTSSFNYTFTCTKDLEKELLELGALSDLLEQSIEHLEPKNLETKKITGEVIITPDCMNEMLSFLLTHLQSHYLISNISKFQGKLNEQVLDDKLTLKTEPDSEVLANKSYFARDGIVNKNDYIIKEGVLKNYLLDLYGSKKTGYERGPSTGVNLVMENGDKTYDEMINSIEKGIILSRFSGGEPAPNGDFSGVAKNSYYVEDGKIKYPIKETMVSGNLFEMLENIVAISKERVNNGVTLLPYVKFKDVTISSK, via the coding sequence ATGGAATTATTAGATAAATGTATAAATTTACTAAAAGAAAAAGGTGCTGATAAGTCGGAAGTTTATCTTACAAAAGAAATAAAACAAGAAATGAATATTCATTCTGGAGAACTCAAATTGTTACGTACTTTAGAAGAATATAATTTAGAAATGACAGCAATTATTGATAATAAAAAAGATACGATTAAATTAAGTGATATCGATGAAAAATCTATTGAGGAAGCTGTTAGTGAAGTTATACATAATGCAAAAAATTCACAACCAGATGAAGCAAATGATATTTCAGATGTCATTCTTGAAAAAGATTTTCAAGATAAAGAAGTTGATATGGATATTAATATGATGCATAAAAGGTTGCATAACTTCATTTCAAAGGTTGAAACTGACTACCGTGACTTAGTAATTGAAGAAGCGATATTAGTTTATAATGATAAATATGATTATTATGCTAATTCAAATGGAGTTAAATTATCTTCTAATTCTGATAACTACTCATTTTTTATTATGTTTTTCGCTAAAAAAGAAAATAAAACATCCTCCTTTAATTATACATTTACTTGTACTAAAGATTTAGAAAAAGAATTACTTGAATTAGGAGCATTATCTGATTTATTAGAACAATCTATTGAACATCTAGAACCTAAAAATCTAGAGACTAAAAAAATAACAGGTGAAGTTATTATTACTCCAGATTGTATGAATGAAATGTTATCTTTCTTATTAACTCACTTACAAAGTCATTACCTAATTTCTAATATTTCAAAATTCCAAGGTAAACTTAATGAACAAGTTTTAGATGATAAACTTACTTTAAAGACTGAACCTGACTCGGAAGTTTTAGCGAATAAGAGTTATTTCGCAAGAGATGGTATAGTCAATAAAAATGACTATATCATTAAGGAAGGTGTATTAAAAAATTACCTCTTAGACTTATATGGATCTAAAAAAACTGGCTATGAAAGAGGTCCGTCTACTGGTGTTAACCTAGTAATGGAAAATGGAGATAAGACTTATGATGAAATGATTAACTCTATTGAAAAGGGAATTATTTTGTCTAGATTTTCTGGTGGAGAGCCTGCACCAAATGGTGATTTTTCAGGTGTAGCTAAAAATAGTTATTATGTTGAAGATGGCAAGATAAAGTATCCTATTAAAGAAACTATGGTTTCAGGGAATTTGTTTGAGATGCTAGAAAATATAGTAGCAATTTCTAAAGAAAGAGTAAATAATGGAGTTACATTATTACCATACGTTAAGTTTAAAGATGTTACGATATCTTCTAAATAG
- the smpB gene encoding SsrA-binding protein SmpB encodes MANDVIVLTKNRRAGHDYFIEEKYEAGIELKGTEVKSCKNRSVNLKDGFARIEKGEVFLYNVHISPYDEGNQFNHEPTRTRKLLLHKREIKQLIGKTTQKGYTLVPLSVYVKRGKIKVELGLVKGKQKYDKRESIKRKTMEREMEKAMKDKMKY; translated from the coding sequence ATGGCTAATGATGTAATTGTTTTAACTAAAAATAGAAGAGCTGGACACGATTATTTTATAGAAGAAAAATATGAAGCGGGTATTGAGCTTAAAGGCACAGAAGTTAAATCTTGTAAAAATCGCAGTGTTAACTTAAAGGATGGTTTTGCCCGGATTGAAAAAGGTGAGGTTTTCCTGTATAATGTTCATATTAGCCCTTACGATGAAGGAAATCAATTTAACCATGAACCTACACGTACTAGAAAATTACTACTTCATAAAAGGGAAATAAAACAGTTAATAGGTAAAACAACTCAAAAAGGATATACTCTAGTTCCATTATCAGTTTATGTCAAAAGAGGAAAGATTAAAGTTGAGCTAGGATTAGTTAAAGGTAAGCAAAAGTATGACAAACGTGAATCTATTAAACGAAAAACAATGGAACGAGAAATGGAAAAAGCTATGAAAGATAAGATGAAGTACTAG
- a CDS encoding NAD(P)/FAD-dependent oxidoreductase, whose protein sequence is MIAEQKEEGENDVKLLSELCEKVYYIPLYKEEINVPNNVEVLYEKPNAIIGENKVQQLQLENTVINCDGIFILREAIPTSQLVQSIEYEGNAIKVSRDMSTNIPGIFAAGDITGWPYQISKAVCEGQIAALSAMNYIKNLYSDAS, encoded by the coding sequence GTGATAGCAGAACAAAAAGAAGAGGGCGAAAATGATGTTAAACTTTTATCTGAACTATGTGAAAAAGTTTATTATATCCCTTTATACAAAGAAGAAATTAATGTACCGAATAATGTAGAAGTTTTATATGAAAAACCAAACGCTATTATAGGGGAAAATAAAGTTCAACAGTTACAATTAGAAAATACTGTGATAAATTGTGATGGGATATTTATTTTAAGAGAAGCTATTCCAACAAGCCAATTAGTTCAAAGTATTGAGTATGAAGGAAATGCAATTAAAGTTAGTAGAGATATGAGTACCAATATTCCAGGAATTTTTGCAGCTGGTGATATTACAGGTTGGCCTTATCAAATTAGTAAAGCTGTTTGTGAAGGACAAATAGCAGCTTTATCAGCAATGAATTATATTAAAAACTTATATTCAGATGCTAGTTAA
- a CDS encoding glutaredoxin family protein, producing the protein MKEFLSRNGLDYKEVDINKNPEAINELVSLTGEMRIPVVRKDDNYVIGYDEHKLKKLINM; encoded by the coding sequence GTGAAAGAGTTTCTTTCACGAAATGGGTTGGATTACAAAGAAGTTGATATCAATAAAAATCCTGAAGCAATTAATGAGCTTGTTAGTTTAACAGGAGAGATGAGAATTCCTGTAGTTAGAAAAGATGATAATTATGTAATAGGATATGACGAACACAAATTAAAGAAGTTAATTAACATGTAG
- a CDS encoding carbonic anhydrase, giving the protein MNKFVTAINCIDGRVQEAVLKKLKEEYKANYVDMITEPGPNRILSENVDYNTIESIKSRVNLSINKHASNLIAIIGHYDCANNLKDKDGQVLDIIESIKLINSWNFNVKVIGIWVDHNWVANHVI; this is encoded by the coding sequence ATGAATAAATTTGTAACTGCAATCAATTGTATTGATGGAAGAGTTCAAGAAGCCGTCTTAAAAAAGTTAAAAGAAGAATATAAAGCTAATTATGTTGACATGATAACTGAACCCGGACCTAACCGTATTTTATCTGAAAATGTAGACTATAATACCATTGAATCAATAAAATCGAGAGTTAACTTATCAATAAATAAGCACGCTTCAAACCTTATTGCCATCATTGGTCACTATGACTGCGCTAATAATCTAAAAGATAAAGATGGACAAGTATTAGACATTATAGAATCCATAAAACTTATAAACAGTTGGAATTTTAATGTGAAAGTAATAGGAATATGGGTAGATCATAACTGGGTAGCAAATCATGTAATATAG
- a CDS encoding spermidine synthase produces MTSKNVENIKDSQKELKLIKSDKHYEIISNGVFLKSTHGGKSEIEMVKDGLFYLSDHKLENIRILIGGLGVGYSLIPAVEDERVEVVDVVEIHKEVINWNYQYFSEYNKDVINSDKVRVFNDDIGKYLEENSNKYDLILLDVDNGPDWLVRPENYHLYQSEGLNLLSESLALGGYIGIWTISEKQELEANLIANFDYVIMRSYQNIDSKRRSHYDYVYFSKTGK; encoded by the coding sequence ATGACTAGTAAGAATGTAGAAAACATAAAAGATTCTCAAAAGGAACTAAAGTTAATAAAAAGTGATAAACATTACGAGATTATTTCAAATGGTGTGTTTTTGAAGTCAACACATGGAGGGAAAAGCGAAATTGAAATGGTTAAAGATGGACTATTTTATCTCAGTGATCACAAATTAGAAAATATACGAATTCTTATTGGTGGTTTAGGTGTTGGTTATTCTCTTATTCCAGCTGTTGAAGATGAACGAGTAGAAGTTGTAGACGTGGTTGAGATACATAAAGAAGTTATAAATTGGAACTATCAGTATTTTAGTGAGTATAATAAGGATGTTATCAATAGTGATAAGGTTAGAGTTTTCAATGACGATATAGGGAAATATCTTGAGGAAAACAGTAACAAGTATGATTTAATACTACTTGATGTAGACAATGGCCCCGACTGGTTGGTACGGCCTGAAAATTATCATTTATATCAGAGTGAAGGTCTTAATCTTTTAAGTGAATCATTAGCTCTGGGGGGCTACATAGGAATCTGGACCATCTCTGAAAAGCAGGAATTAGAAGCTAATTTAATAGCAAATTTTGATTATGTTATTATGCGTTCTTATCAAAATATAGATAGTAAAAGAAGAAGTCATTATGACTATGTTTATTTTAGTAAAACCGGGAAATAA
- a CDS encoding RnfABCDGE type electron transport complex subunit D: protein MAMMKGVLIALAPATLYALYAYGMSAFILIVASVLGAVTTEAAYQKVVGQPIKIKNLSAVVTGLLFSFTLSPSTPVYAAVISIAFGVIVGKQIFGGLGKNLFNPALIGRLFLIYAFPNALDPWKSRVDTVSTATPLGAFFEQGDMVSVTEAFFGGVSGSLGELSGLLLIVGGIYLGYKKYIRWRIPVSVLATVAIFAIFMGQNPLFHLFTGSVIIGALFYATDPMTSPRFEWGQIIFGIGIGVIIMGMRFWGWLPEGVAFGVLVMNMFVPLLDKAFKPVRA, encoded by the coding sequence ATGGCAATGATGAAGGGAGTTTTAATAGCTTTAGCACCAGCAACACTGTATGCTTTATATGCTTATGGGATGTCTGCTTTCATACTTATTGTAGCTTCAGTTTTAGGCGCAGTAACAACAGAGGCAGCATATCAAAAAGTAGTTGGACAACCTATTAAGATTAAAAATCTGAGTGCAGTGGTAACAGGATTATTATTTTCATTTACACTATCACCATCAACACCAGTTTATGCAGCTGTGATTTCAATTGCTTTCGGTGTAATTGTAGGTAAACAAATTTTTGGTGGTTTAGGAAAGAACCTATTTAATCCAGCACTGATAGGTAGGTTATTTTTAATCTATGCTTTTCCAAATGCTTTAGATCCTTGGAAGTCAAGGGTAGATACTGTGAGTACAGCAACACCTCTAGGAGCGTTTTTTGAACAAGGTGATATGGTATCGGTAACCGAAGCTTTCTTTGGAGGGGTTTCAGGATCATTAGGAGAACTTTCAGGTCTTTTACTGATAGTTGGAGGTATCTACTTAGGTTATAAAAAATATATTCGATGGAGAATACCAGTTAGTGTACTTGCAACTGTAGCTATATTTGCCATCTTTATGGGACAAAACCCACTGTTTCACCTATTTACTGGTAGTGTCATAATAGGTGCCCTTTTCTATGCTACTGATCCAATGACATCACCTCGGTTTGAATGGGGTCAAATAATTTTTGGAATTGGTATTGGTGTGATAATAATGGGAATGAGATTTTGGGGCTGGCTCCCTGAAGGTGTAGCTTTCGGTGTATTAGTTATGAATATGTTTGTACCGCTATTAGATAAAGCTTTTAAACCAGTACGTGCTTAA
- the thpR gene encoding RNA 2',3'-cyclic phosphodiesterase: MRCFFALFFDEDVTKAIKDNQKICKSNGITGKYVAPTNIHLTLKFLGDVESINITTLFEVSDYIKEIQTLNLQLSDLGVFPNLKNPKVLWQGISGPDKDQLIKLHTFIDEFSKKRLGIEREKRKFFPHITLMRRPSFEKRLTINDIKKFHINKPEVKINFCSLIQSELTKKGPIYSELKRFYFL; the protein is encoded by the coding sequence ATGCGTTGTTTTTTTGCACTCTTCTTTGATGAAGATGTTACAAAAGCTATTAAAGATAATCAAAAAATATGTAAAAGCAACGGAATTACAGGTAAATATGTAGCACCTACAAATATTCACTTAACTCTTAAATTCTTAGGTGATGTAGAGTCTATTAATATAACAACTTTATTTGAAGTATCAGATTATATAAAAGAGATTCAAACATTAAATTTACAATTATCTGATTTAGGTGTTTTCCCTAACTTAAAAAATCCAAAAGTATTATGGCAGGGAATTTCAGGTCCAGATAAAGACCAATTAATAAAATTACATACCTTTATTGATGAGTTTTCAAAAAAGAGGCTTGGTATTGAACGAGAAAAAAGAAAGTTTTTTCCTCATATAACTTTAATGAGAAGACCATCTTTTGAAAAAAGACTAACAATAAATGATATTAAAAAATTTCATATTAATAAGCCTGAGGTTAAGATAAATTTTTGTTCTTTAATACAAAGTGAACTGACGAAAAAAGGTCCTATATACTCTGAACTTAAACGTTTTTATTTTCTATGA
- a CDS encoding cation:proton antiporter — MSEVIGSILIILISGFVMGKIFEKLHLPGLLGMLLAGVLLGPNFFDLISSDIINIADDIRLLALILILLRAGLGLKRETLNKVGVLSLKLGSIPCLLEGATVLLLAYFFFGLEFIEAGILGFIIAAVSPAVIVPSMLKLKDRGLGTNRGIPVMILAGASIDDVFAITLISIFLGLTAEGADNSIFSLLAIPREIIGGVLFGLLVGYLLVKLYEKIKLTETDRIVVLSIGALFAYVVSDILQVAGLLAIMVAGAYLLEKQKPFAEEFSAKLKEVWAFGEIFLFVLIGAIVDVSLAIEAGPIGILIVTIGVLVRMFGVYITTLGSNLNAKERLFCGISYSPKATVQAAMGGVPLAMGLPNGELILALSVLAIIYTAPLGALGIDFFSKRLLSKDEKNNLSG, encoded by the coding sequence ATGAGTGAAGTGATAGGAAGTATTTTAATAATATTAATAAGCGGATTTGTAATGGGTAAAATCTTTGAAAAGCTACATCTTCCGGGATTATTAGGAATGCTTTTAGCAGGTGTTTTATTAGGCCCTAATTTTTTTGATTTAATTTCTTCTGACATAATAAATATAGCTGATGATATTCGGTTACTTGCTCTAATTTTGATTTTACTTAGGGCAGGGCTTGGTCTTAAGCGTGAAACTTTAAATAAAGTAGGGGTGCTTTCTCTTAAGCTAGGCTCTATCCCCTGTCTTTTAGAAGGAGCTACTGTCTTATTATTAGCTTACTTCTTTTTTGGCTTAGAGTTTATTGAAGCGGGTATTTTAGGGTTTATAATTGCTGCTGTAAGTCCAGCTGTCATTGTACCTTCTATGTTGAAATTAAAGGATAGAGGGTTAGGTACTAATCGTGGTATACCAGTAATGATTTTAGCTGGAGCATCTATTGACGATGTATTTGCAATTACATTAATTTCAATATTTTTAGGTTTAACTGCTGAAGGTGCTGACAATTCCATTTTTAGTTTATTAGCTATTCCAAGAGAGATAATAGGTGGTGTGTTGTTCGGGTTATTAGTAGGATATTTACTTGTTAAACTTTATGAAAAAATCAAATTAACAGAAACTGATAGAATTGTAGTATTAAGTATAGGGGCTCTTTTTGCTTATGTAGTAAGTGATATTTTACAAGTTGCAGGTTTACTTGCAATTATGGTAGCCGGAGCTTATCTACTAGAAAAACAAAAGCCTTTTGCAGAAGAATTTTCTGCTAAATTAAAAGAGGTATGGGCTTTTGGTGAAATATTTTTATTTGTGTTAATTGGTGCTATAGTTGATGTATCTTTAGCTATAGAAGCAGGGCCGATAGGGATTCTCATCGTAACAATTGGTGTTTTAGTGAGAATGTTTGGAGTTTATATCACAACATTAGGCTCAAACTTAAATGCTAAAGAACGTCTTTTCTGTGGGATTTCATACAGCCCTAAAGCAACAGTCCAAGCTGCTATGGGAGGTGTCCCACTGGCTATGGGGTTACCTAATGGTGAATTGATTCTTGCACTTTCGGTCTTGGCAATTATATATACAGCACCTTTAGGAGCTTTAGGTATAGATTTTTTTTCTAAGCGTTTATTATCTAAAGATGAAAAAAATAATTTATCAGGTTAG
- a CDS encoding prolyl oligopeptidase family serine peptidase — MDSEYGDPDSNPKDFKNLYQYSPLHNIRKNQSYPNTLVMTADTEDRVVPAHAKKFVKSLEEKANNPKDIYLWVEKKAGHGVGKPTSKLIDESADKLTFLFRNC; from the coding sequence ATGGATTCTGAGTATGGTGATCCTGATAGTAACCCAAAAGACTTTAAGAATTTATATCAATATTCTCCACTTCATAATATAAGAAAAAACCAAAGTTACCCTAATACTCTAGTTATGACTGCTGATACTGAGGATCGTGTGGTTCCTGCTCATGCTAAAAAGTTTGTTAAATCTTTAGAAGAAAAAGCTAACAACCCCAAAGACATTTATCTTTGGGTAGAGAAAAAGGCTGGACATGGCGTTGGGAAACCTACTAGTAAGCTTATTGATGAATCAGCAGATAAATTAACTTTTTTGTTTAGAAACTGTTAG
- a CDS encoding radical SAM protein, which yields MADKITLIDGYVDEPSCLGVPPYISPYIRYTYGALLKSGLKEDQINYITIDNLRNDKNLLDEVINSHLVVIIAGTTVPGKYLGGMPISFNEIKKISKENKGKTLLGGPIILCSYESLNVEMLDETGALNLYEYLTGNRISEFDIPSSIERFSREGARLLNKHPNFPYVVCELETYRGCIREKNCSFCSESLKNVLYTRKPLDIAEEVSSLEKEGAKYFRLGAQTDLFMYGAVKKNGQLVPNPDTIEKLYRLIRQKAPNLSVLHMDNVSPGTIGRFPKESRQILKTIVKYNTPGDTAAFGLESCDPDVLSKNDIGTDPEETFYAIELMNEIGSIRENGLPKLLPGINLLYGLAGQSSKTYELNYNFLKEVLDSGLMLRRINLRQVREIAGYQGEKVKKKLFKEHKEVVNQEINRPMLQRVFPQGTIIRNVRIEKVEGNITYGRQLGTYPILIGIPGRHEADALVDVKVVDHGYRSITAIKYPFNINKAQKEEISSLPQIGKKRAAKLFINKPITDREHFRTLLDTSVDIEKLISYIDDLN from the coding sequence ATGGCTGATAAAATCACATTAATTGACGGATATGTAGATGAACCATCTTGTTTAGGAGTTCCACCTTATATTTCGCCATATATAAGATATACTTACGGTGCTTTACTTAAGTCAGGTCTTAAGGAAGACCAAATTAATTATATTACTATTGATAACTTACGTAATGATAAAAACTTATTAGATGAAGTTATTAATAGCCACTTAGTTGTTATAATTGCGGGTACTACAGTACCAGGAAAATATTTAGGTGGAATGCCTATTTCTTTTAATGAAATTAAAAAAATTAGTAAGGAAAACAAAGGAAAGACCCTTTTAGGTGGACCTATTATTTTATGTTCATATGAGAGTTTAAATGTAGAGATGCTTGATGAAACAGGTGCGTTAAACCTATATGAATATTTAACAGGAAATCGTATATCAGAATTTGATATTCCTTCAAGTATAGAACGTTTTTCTAGAGAAGGTGCTAGATTATTAAATAAACATCCTAATTTTCCATATGTTGTTTGTGAACTTGAAACATATCGAGGCTGTATTAGAGAAAAAAATTGTAGCTTTTGTAGTGAATCACTTAAAAATGTTTTATATACTAGAAAACCTTTAGATATAGCAGAAGAAGTTTCATCTCTAGAGAAAGAAGGGGCAAAATATTTCCGGTTAGGTGCTCAAACAGATCTTTTTATGTATGGTGCTGTTAAGAAAAATGGTCAATTAGTACCAAACCCAGATACTATAGAAAAACTTTATAGATTAATTAGACAAAAAGCACCAAATTTATCAGTGTTACATATGGATAATGTTAGTCCTGGAACTATAGGTAGATTTCCAAAAGAATCACGACAAATTTTAAAGACAATAGTTAAGTATAATACACCTGGAGATACTGCTGCCTTTGGCCTAGAATCATGTGATCCAGACGTGTTATCGAAAAATGATATAGGGACAGATCCAGAAGAAACTTTCTATGCTATTGAACTAATGAATGAAATAGGTAGTATACGGGAAAATGGTTTACCAAAGTTATTACCAGGAATTAATTTACTTTATGGTTTAGCCGGACAGTCTTCAAAAACTTATGAATTAAACTATAATTTTTTGAAAGAAGTATTAGATTCTGGTTTGATGCTTAGAAGAATTAATTTACGTCAAGTAAGAGAAATTGCTGGCTATCAAGGTGAGAAAGTAAAAAAGAAACTTTTTAAAGAACATAAAGAAGTTGTAAACCAGGAAATTAATAGACCTATGTTACAACGTGTTTTCCCACAGGGAACTATAATTCGTAATGTAAGAATAGAAAAAGTTGAAGGGAATATTACTTATGGTCGTCAATTAGGAACCTATCCAATTTTAATTGGTATACCTGGAAGACATGAAGCAGATGCATTGGTAGATGTTAAAGTAGTCGACCATGGTTATAGATCCATAACTGCAATAAAGTATCCATTTAATATAAACAAAGCTCAAAAAGAAGAAATTTCTTCCTTACCACAAATAGGAAAAAAAAGAGCTGCTAAATTATTTATAAATAAACCAATTACAGACCGGGAACATTTCAGAACTTTACTAGATACGTCTGTTGATATCGAGAAATTAATAAGTTATATTGATGATTTAAATTAA